In the genome of Impatiens glandulifera chromosome 6, dImpGla2.1, whole genome shotgun sequence, the window aTGATAAAAACATGGTAagatctaaatatttataaaactaatcattttttaatatctaatatttaaactaattcaatcaaatttattatagtaAAGGTATGacaattgtattattttttatttttataatttaaaaaaaattattttggttaatattttaatgaataaataaattaatacataaaataatatatgtagatcagttcttaaaaaaaattataaagatttattttttaatctagcaagaaaaaaaattgaatatctCCGGTCTCCGTGAGATCTCAGTTTGAGTCTGTCTAACTATACGTTTTTTCGCCTAGTTAAATTGGTTGAGAATGTATATAGTCATAGATGGACGGATCTATGTTAGGCTCAAGCCtaccaaaaaaattattcttttattatttaggtAACGATAATACTTcgtaatttcttaattttttcaatttaaattatttgttcatacatatataataatgcttaatttttaaactatctggattatcgggtcgatatatatggttaatttggatatatatgttaagagtaaataaatatttgggtcggattgtgggttgacctacACATAAATTAagacggttaaaaataaaattaaaaatgatatatgtatgtttcggaCTTgcacataacaaaaacaaatataacttcttaaccaactaggctaataaaactttatatttttaattcaacaccaaatttgattaacgcgagacatttttaacaatataagttcaactttttaactaactaatctatatatataatgatgcttaatttttcaaagtgtccggattatcgggtcgagaactttggttaatttggatatatatgtgagagtaaatagatatttgagtcgaattgtgggtcGACTCATCCATAAACTTCAAAaagttatatgtatgtttcaaacttgtaacctaacaaaacaagtataagattttaatcaagtgtgattgggatgttGTTTGCCGATGAATATAGGTCGATAACAATTGAAAATagttaaacaaatataaattaaatatttgattaaccaaagtgtgaggtcatgatgttaaatattaaaaaatattaattatatatttgatagtCCAAAGTGAAAAGTAAGATCACGAGATATGTCAGAAAATAAGGTTTATatcgaaataaataaaatgttaaatgagagtattctatttttaattttaatatattattcgtaatttgttaagaattttaaacattgactatatattattattataattattttaaaaaaaaatttttgttataattttattcggGTAAATTATACGGGAATTTTTCTATTtcgataaaaaataaataaaatctactCGTTTTTATCGATAATTATGTTTAACTCGTAGAgattagaataaaatatatacctTCTTAAAGAAAACACCAACTTCGTTGTTTCGGGTTCCTGTATCGAGATCCAGTCATTTTACAGACCCATTCTTTGGACCCGAAAACATACACAGAAGGAAGAAGCTGAGAAAGACGGGATAAAGGTAGCGGCGACAATGTCCGAACCGCCGGAAGAAAGACCGATCACATCTCCACCACACATCAACCTTTCATCTGAAACCCTAGATGAGACCATTCCATGGATTGACTACGCTGTTCGACAAGCACGCATAGCTCAAAGAACTACCGAAGATACCCTAGATTCTGCAATCTCCATCACTACATCGCGAATCAATCGTTTCGTTTCAACCGGCTCTGCTCATTTCCAGCAAACAATCGTAACgatctctcttttctctttccaAAACACTGAACCTGATAGATATAATATAGTCTAATTTAACAGGATTCTCTGAAAGATGTGAAATCTGAATACGTTGCATATGAGGATTTAGCATTTGATAAGGTCAAAGGTTTGTATTCTTCTCGTTGTTTAATTAATAACCTGTCCCTGGCCCTGCTATGATCTTGAGATTATAACTTCAATTGTTTGTTTGCAGAGGGTATTTCTATTGCTGCATCGTATCCATTCACTACAGGGACTGCTGTTGTAGGGTTGGGATTACTGGTTTTTAAGAGTATGTTCATAAACTCTTATTCTTGAATCATGACCTAGAAAATTGATGAAATTGATTAATGTATGCTTcaagttaataaattatgatcCTGCAGGGCCGAGGCGATTCTTGTATTATGGTACCATGCGCTTGCTTGTGAGTGAAGAGGTATATAAAGTTCGTAGTTgtgttttccttttcaaatcCTATGTTGACTGTATTGTTCATATTCAATCTTACACATTCATTTAGGGTTGTAATTGCATTGTAGAACAACTTTGTAGCAAGTACATGATAAATGAATCGATTAATTGGATTTTTCGTTCTTGGTTAGAAATTGCTTGCTAGAGCTGATGCTAAAGTAAAAGAGTTCCAAAAGTCAATTGATCTTCTGAAGTTAGAGAGCACAAAGCTGGAGGTAAACTTTGTGTTGTTTTtcatttatacttttattttatggGAATTTCAGTTCGATTCCTTGAGTTTCTTTGTCGATAATGTATATGATTTTGTAGGAAAAGTTTATCTATTACTTCTTCACTCTGAAACATGACTTATGGAACCAGTGTTAGAACTTACAGTACTGTTCTATTACTTCTTTTGGGATGAAAACTAAGATTTGTTTTATGGAGTAATATAGCACTATCCCCCACTTCAATCTGAGTGCTTTTTAGTGGGAATCCTACTACCCTTTGGTCTCTTAGGAAGGACTGTTCGATAATTCTATTGCTAACTCTAGATAAATGACTAGCATAATGATACAAAATAGAGATTAGGGTTCTGAAGGGACAAACTAGGAGTCTAGAACACATTACCTACAAATTAGAAGGATTAGATTATATTAATCATGGCTGGCCATAGGGTAAGGCCACATAGGGTCACCCTAAAAAAACAATGTACTGCTAGAATTTGAAACTGAGACCATATTACacattaacattatatttaaccAACCAGATtagttaacttttattaataacaatACTTTTCCGCTTAGGGTACCTCATACCTCGAGGCCACTACTGATATTAAGTAGGATAATCATGTTAATTAGCAGATAATTATTAGTAATAgataatgatttattatttcaaatttatcacTTTGATTAGCTTATAAATATCGTTACTCTTATTAATCTAATCCTTCTTATTTGTTGGTCACATGTCCTTGTGTGACTGGTCCTTTGAAACCATAATATCTGTTTTGTAATTGAAGAAATGTTAGTTGAAACGTAGAACTAAGCTGGATATAAATCGATTCAAGCCATTTTATTTACTATCCAAAATAATACATACTCACTATTTTATAAGCTACTAACCCACTAATTATCATAATATCCTTATTCTACTCGTAATATATCCTAATACAGAAGGCAGCAACTCAGGCAGAGGAGGAGATGAAACGTGGGAGGACAAAACTTGGGTTTGTCTtatttttttctgaaattttaAGGATTACtacttttatatactaatttatgttttttcagaCAAGCGGGCAATCAGATCCAAAGTCTCATTCGATCCGCGTATAAAATTGAAAGACAAGCAGGAGGTATACTTgtatatactaatttatttaattttatttcgttctttttttcatttgtttgagTTGGTTCACCAGGTTTGAAAGAAGTTCTAAGAGAGCTGCCTCGGATGGAAGCATCTCAATTTCGATCACAAGTAAGATTAAACGATAACAttgttgataaaattatataaaccacttgattattatattatcttttgCGTAAATTTCTCTAATTATCTGTTAAAAGGTTACAAAACTTGCTAAAGAGGCTAAACGAGAGAGGAATGCCTTATCGAAGGAAGTCTCCAAGATTAGCGACTATGGGATTTCAGTGTGAaaacaaaaaatgttaaaaCTCAACCAATAATTTCCCTTTTCATGGGTACAAAAGCAAACACTTCTGGAGCTGCTAGCGACTATATGGAGCGCATTAAATGGTGGAGAAAACAGTCTACTTGTGGTAAATcgttttttccatttttataaTAGAGTTATTTGAGAACATTCTCAAGTGTACTATGTTTTACACAATCATCAATTGCTTTGAACTGATTTTTTTaaggatttgttttgttttaaccTAAGAAGAAAGTGATGAGGATTTTCATTTAGCCTCTTTGAGTTTATTTCTTAAGTTGTGTTTGGATAGTTATATGCAATTGAACAAAAGAGAGTCAACAAGCTAAGAAAAATGAAGGCCAATATTATCATGTTTTATATGGCTAATGATAAAAAAGAGTGTTCATACCCTTCATATAATTACTTAtagaaatttatttgttttgaaaggaAGATAACACGGCCCATAGACATTATTTTCCACTCAACTTAAAGGCCTTTTAGTGAAAAACGAACTCGTGAACTTCGGTTTCTAAAACATGACTCTCGCAATAAAACAGGACTCTCGTTATATGAGTTGGTCTAATGGGTTATTTACAGTTTTATCTTAACAAGTGGATAATtctatttgaaaacacttttgttTCTCGATTCAATGAATTTTTTAAGTCTTATGGATTTTGTGTGTGTGCTAAAAGTCTTAACATAAATTGTGTTTCTTTAATGAAATTACATTTTCAAGTAAAGAGCAAGATAATGCCTTTGTATCGGCTTTCAAGACACCGAAAATGGTAACTTGCTCATTTATCTTTTGTgattttagtgttttttttaatgtgcaAGGGGTTTTGACGATTATCGTGgaaaaaacaattgatacaaGACATTTCATCCCGTCAATTTGACTTTCATTGTTTTGCTCTATTTCGTTTCTTCCAATGTTGCGATAAAAACTTCATCATTCTTGACGACTACATTCTAActtattgaatttgatttttcagtAGAGGCAAGATTTCTTGTCATTAGTTTCACTTCCACTTAGACAAAGACATTTCATCCCAATAGATTCACTTTCAATATTTTGCTCTATTGCGTTTCTTCCAACATTACAATAAAAACTTCATCATTCTTGATGACTATCTTCACTTCATTGAATTTGATCTCTCAATAGACAGCAAGACATTTTATGTCATTAGTTTCACTTCCATTGAGACAAGACATTTCATCCCGTTAGTTTCACTTCCAATattttgctctattttgttttttgcAACATTGCA includes:
- the LOC124941532 gene encoding RGS1-HXK1-interacting protein 1; protein product: MSEPPEERPITSPPHINLSSETLDETIPWIDYAVRQARIAQRTTEDTLDSAISITTSRINRFVSTGSAHFQQTIDSLKDVKSEYVAYEDLAFDKVKEGISIAASYPFTTGTAVVGLGLLVFKRPRRFLYYGTMRLLVSEEKLLARADAKVKEFQKSIDLLKLESTKLEKAATQAEEEMKRGRTKLGQAGNQIQSLIRSAYKIERQAGGLKEVLRELPRMEASQFRSQVTKLAKEAKRERNALSKEVSKISDYGISV